A portion of the Cryptomeria japonica chromosome 5, Sugi_1.0, whole genome shotgun sequence genome contains these proteins:
- the LOC131043156 gene encoding homeobox-leucine zipper protein HOX27-like has protein sequence MEVGNVNCDEGVQHSASTDLGFQNGAPASPPPFSKLDLLPQAPLNHASASLAPLPGTQDLANEKSDVCSQNSLDLNKSPASDGQDDLQKDLNVENGSLTITNEKEKDGIKRRLRLSGEQYAYLEECFKQNTKVDNIRKEALAKELNISPRQVYVWFQNRKARNKQNEKHGKPWKSHYKALRQENKRLRKELAEIKTLKQAQETPSVVK, from the exons ATGGAAGTGGGCAATGTGAATTGTGATGAAGGGGTGCAGCATTCAGCGAGTACTGATTTAGGGTTCCAGAATGGTGCCCCTGCTTCTCCTCCTCCATTTTCCAAGTTAGATCTGTTACCCCAGGCGCCGTTGAATCATGCTTCGGCTTCTTTGGCCCCTCTACCAGGGACCCAAGATTTAGCAA ACGAGAAATCTGATGTGTGCAGTCAAAATAGCCTAGACCTCAATAAATCACCTGCTTCTGACGGACAGGATGATTTGCAGAAGGATTTAAATGTGGAGAATGGATCGTTGACGATCACCAATGAAAAAGAGAAGGATGGTATTAAAAGGAGGCTCAGATTGTCAGGGGAACAATATGCTTATTTGGAAGAATGCTTCAAACAGAACACAAAAGTGGATAAT ATCCGGAAGGAAGCTCTGGCAAAGGAGCTAAATATCAGCCCTCGACAGGTTTATGTCTGGTTTCAAAATAGGAAGGCAAG GAACAAGCAAAACGAAAAGCACGGTAAACCGTGGAAGAGCCACTACAAAGCATTAAGACAGGAAAACAAAAGACTGCGGAAAGAGTTGGCAGAAATTAAGACTCTGAAACAGGCGCAGGAAACACCATCTGTAGTAAAATGA